From the Williamwhitmania sp. genome, one window contains:
- a CDS encoding methyltransferase domain-containing protein: protein MPTIETNLLRCPITKQNLREISANDLPSRADVPNSFGNFTLSHGLVNDNNTYFFPIVEGIALLLPSYAFYIGNELPEQQKMPFDKKRVFEYYNEIDYILNENFSIYSDSAKWVDFRNVSSNYLKKSFIKAKDYLGSKGQYLLDVASGPIGLKEYIKLSENFSVRICVDISFKALIQAKWNLTNQEGIFICADIANLPLKENTCDAVLCQHTLYHVPKDEQGKAVEEMYRVAKPNSKIVIVYSQFYHSWLMNITLLPVQIYRIARHFAGKAFVQLRPASKPRLYFYPHSKQWFYSHFSFSQNIETYCWRSLNKYFLKIFVHKHLGGEKLLNWISQLETKHSKWIGKIGEYPMYVITKKG, encoded by the coding sequence ATGCCGACCATTGAAACCAACCTACTCCGCTGTCCAATAACCAAGCAAAACCTCAGAGAAATAAGCGCTAATGATCTGCCTTCTAGGGCAGATGTACCCAACTCCTTTGGCAATTTCACCCTCAGCCACGGGTTGGTAAACGACAACAACACCTATTTCTTTCCCATAGTCGAAGGTATTGCCCTACTCCTACCATCGTATGCATTTTATATTGGTAACGAGCTGCCCGAGCAACAGAAGATGCCTTTCGACAAAAAAAGAGTATTCGAATACTACAACGAAATAGACTATATCCTAAATGAGAATTTCTCAATTTACTCCGACTCAGCCAAATGGGTAGACTTTCGAAACGTCTCTTCCAATTACTTAAAGAAATCGTTCATAAAAGCAAAAGATTACTTGGGCAGTAAAGGTCAATACCTTCTTGATGTAGCCTCCGGCCCTATTGGATTAAAGGAGTATATCAAACTTTCAGAAAATTTTTCGGTCCGGATTTGTGTCGATATTTCCTTCAAAGCGCTAATTCAAGCCAAGTGGAACCTGACTAACCAAGAAGGCATATTCATTTGTGCCGACATTGCCAATCTACCACTTAAGGAGAACACCTGCGATGCCGTTCTTTGCCAGCATACGCTTTACCATGTACCAAAGGACGAGCAAGGTAAAGCCGTTGAGGAGATGTACCGCGTTGCAAAACCAAATTCAAAAATCGTTATTGTATACAGCCAATTCTACCACAGCTGGCTAATGAATATTACACTTTTGCCTGTTCAAATCTACCGAATTGCACGGCACTTTGCTGGTAAGGCTTTTGTGCAACTTCGTCCGGCATCAAAACCAAGACTATACTTTTACCCGCACAGTAAGCAATGGTTTTATTCGCACTTTTCGTTCAGCCAAAACATAGAAACATACTGCTGGCGAAGCCTAAACAAATACTTTCTTAAAATATTTGTCCACAAGCATCTCGGGGGTGAAAAGTTACTTAATTGGATTTCGCAACTAGAAACAAAGCACTCCAAATGGATTGGTAAAATAGGTGAATATCCAATGTATGTGATTACAAAAAAGGGGTGA
- a CDS encoding T9SS type A sorting domain-containing protein: MKQTIALILLLVSSNIYSQSPYQNLKKYWYYRERLKNFVYVSPNFDEAGTNIPAEIISPDKNTISWDDGNGALNQYISVLATEYRLLKNSHQDYSETIKSLYYALKSFERLDKTAESYYRANKEQFDSDLNGFFIRNDATPDFWTKYNKYGINPYFQHTSFDKGDNTQNSLDNCIHYLESFSLVNALVDDETINGININFKQLAQDNTKRILQNMYHPGDPQPIVPVPWIFDFYQYTWYLANPVNGGLIPNENGGGRDGTMLYASYGFSKAGNRILGYDAFNEMLFSYEISKALLSHPVGAKELQLGAYLRTTLLPLPLITYMDIVLSFGDETVFELIKYPKYIDIGIAKIPCYVTDASLTNSWKILDDYKSRSLCATGDIDIVSGKSPYEVLIQKQNESPVYKYEHFPLIWSVSTNNFAYIKQEDRQYIRNLLDEAPECGPYKIANNNRLEYDDYEWSSPSRLIWPERLGENSFLGYYNGLDYMLLHNLYWLCNFRYPENQEFHQYIGIPYMSIARNQITCSSPINSLLFHVYLIAGNTVSLKPGFSAQAKVGKGFTARIATNMTEGEVPLNFQKVSLTDYQQCSNNLVVNKLQVLAKSMSSQNNSLEHSNQDISVYPNPFSKNINIQNSSSLEISRIEIYNTTGMLIKKVLPVTDNLNFDLNDLQNGIYFLRVVYCNDSFTNVKIVKQ; this comes from the coding sequence ATGAAACAGACAATTGCATTAATCCTATTATTGGTTAGTTCAAATATATATTCTCAAAGTCCATATCAGAACCTAAAGAAATACTGGTATTACCGAGAGCGATTAAAAAATTTCGTATATGTTAGTCCTAACTTTGATGAAGCAGGAACAAATATTCCTGCTGAAATTATAAGTCCTGATAAAAACACTATTTCTTGGGATGATGGTAACGGTGCACTAAATCAGTATATTTCTGTATTAGCAACAGAATACAGATTATTAAAGAACTCGCATCAAGATTACTCTGAAACAATAAAATCCTTATACTATGCACTGAAGTCTTTTGAAAGACTTGACAAGACCGCTGAGTCATACTACAGGGCAAATAAAGAACAATTTGACAGTGATTTAAACGGATTTTTTATTAGGAATGATGCAACGCCAGATTTTTGGACCAAGTATAATAAATATGGAATAAATCCTTATTTTCAACACACCTCCTTTGACAAAGGAGATAACACACAAAATAGTCTAGACAATTGTATTCATTATCTTGAATCTTTCTCATTGGTAAACGCATTAGTTGATGATGAAACTATTAATGGAATAAATATCAACTTTAAGCAACTCGCACAAGACAATACAAAAAGAATACTTCAAAACATGTACCATCCAGGTGACCCACAGCCAATTGTTCCTGTGCCTTGGATTTTTGATTTCTATCAATATACTTGGTACCTAGCCAATCCGGTTAACGGAGGATTAATCCCAAATGAAAATGGTGGTGGAAGAGATGGCACTATGCTGTATGCATCATATGGCTTCTCCAAGGCTGGAAATAGAATTTTAGGATATGATGCATTTAATGAAATGCTATTTAGTTATGAAATATCAAAAGCATTACTTTCTCACCCTGTAGGTGCAAAAGAATTACAGTTAGGAGCCTATTTAAGAACGACATTACTTCCATTACCGTTAATTACATATATGGATATAGTTTTATCCTTTGGAGATGAAACTGTATTTGAACTAATTAAATACCCCAAATACATAGACATAGGTATTGCAAAAATCCCTTGTTATGTGACAGACGCATCTCTTACAAATTCGTGGAAAATATTGGACGATTATAAATCGAGATCTCTCTGTGCAACAGGAGACATTGACATAGTTAGCGGGAAATCACCTTACGAAGTATTAATACAGAAACAAAATGAAAGCCCAGTTTACAAATATGAACATTTCCCATTAATATGGTCGGTATCAACAAATAATTTTGCCTATATCAAGCAAGAAGACAGACAATACATTAGAAATCTTCTTGATGAAGCACCAGAATGTGGTCCCTACAAAATAGCAAATAATAATCGTCTGGAATATGATGATTATGAATGGTCATCCCCTTCAAGATTAATTTGGCCAGAGCGACTTGGAGAAAATTCTTTTCTGGGGTATTATAATGGACTTGATTACATGTTGTTGCACAATCTATATTGGCTATGCAACTTTCGGTACCCCGAGAATCAGGAATTTCATCAATACATAGGAATACCGTATATGTCAATTGCGAGGAATCAAATCACTTGCTCTTCACCAATAAATTCTCTGTTATTTCATGTTTATTTAATTGCGGGTAATACCGTAAGTTTAAAGCCAGGATTTTCAGCGCAGGCCAAGGTTGGCAAAGGATTTACGGCAAGAATTGCCACTAATATGACAGAAGGAGAAGTTCCTCTAAACTTTCAAAAAGTTTCTCTTACAGATTATCAGCAATGCAGTAATAACCTAGTTGTTAACAAATTACAAGTATTAGCAAAATCAATGAGTAGTCAAAACAATTCCTTGGAGCATTCAAACCAGGATATTTCTGTTTATCCAAATCCATTCTCCAAAAACATAAACATTCAAAATTCTTCATCGCTAGAAATCTCCAGAATTGAAATCTATAACACAACAGGTATGCTAATTAAGAAAGTATTACCAGTAACAGACAATCTCAACTTTGATTTAAATGACTTGCAGAATGGCATTTATTTTCTCAGAGTTGTATATTGCAACGATAGTTTTACAAACGTTAAAATTGTAAAACAATGA
- a CDS encoding T9SS type A sorting domain-containing protein codes for MKRANCILLSFMLCSNFVYSQSIITTDPKGPINTERPELANHFNWEERNFSVYHPDGHFNNGNNAIDIGNPYYKREIYQRHFNLYDYETTLTEQQETLSLNFDPKDGWELLYKNNGIDPWGNLITDPLKNRIGPYFMFYNKYTGTLRVIAAFDGLGANDKVETTLRFRNISDLNVSALLNFYGKTAQPLDQKTDVTEIAQTSGFASNRGFVSADFQLSYDPCNCNKKSEIETDFSLVNNADLKLSGRLIATSVPLDASGNSPLLNREDFLTAVYKDGFDVKGGALTYSNINKLVAKYKNPITDPLEAAAIDVFKAALIGGASNVDKEVIGPGAAIVFNSAFKDLPFYKVQKSVGLGIVGAGANALSAELFPEHKVPNISFIEGEMALSGTLTDNTPLNNGSNIIVEPGSLNSSTASWQYYPLYNKPLGLFALLQMPTVIRSTRIQSFSYKSNGCSHDPSNVAPSYGNGIYKFHIYKFNGTFKYAFNSDANINVSNTKIYAALVLTAKNPLGTELIKNLQLVETLNSIGDEQKVYITPFVPVEYLDRITPEILFMVSKTPPNCPSYKEECPVDVKLRLMIEYEFNANSYGKRYKTLQVYTYPVNIVDGEDANTDFQDITSMQMDYATSQDLINPQPYHATIGAWNKIEISHTLGAILSNGSITFKANQIVVKPGAVLKRGTVLKLGLPYEDHSRIMPVTGNELSTYCTNNYQAYLRNATSSNSSKNIESNNLDTVNKNIADSVKEIMNDVNDLSNLQKNEVEVYPNPSDGSFNIMNINGFSKIIVTDIGGVVLYSSVIDTNTCSLQLNIGRYVKSGLILVKLTGNNSVVVKKIIIK; via the coding sequence ATGAAACGAGCAAATTGCATTTTACTATCGTTCATGCTGTGTAGTAATTTTGTTTATTCTCAATCCATTATTACGACTGACCCGAAAGGTCCTATAAATACAGAAAGGCCTGAATTGGCAAATCATTTTAACTGGGAAGAAAGGAATTTTTCTGTTTATCATCCTGACGGACATTTTAACAATGGAAATAACGCCATTGACATTGGTAATCCATACTACAAAAGAGAAATATATCAAAGACACTTTAATTTATATGACTACGAAACGACGTTAACAGAACAACAAGAAACGCTATCCTTAAATTTCGATCCAAAAGATGGATGGGAGTTATTATATAAAAACAACGGGATAGACCCATGGGGCAATTTAATCACGGATCCTCTTAAAAACAGGATCGGACCGTATTTTATGTTCTATAACAAATACACAGGGACTCTAAGGGTGATTGCCGCATTTGATGGGTTAGGTGCTAATGACAAGGTAGAAACAACATTACGTTTTAGAAATATTTCAGATCTAAATGTTTCTGCCCTACTTAATTTTTATGGAAAAACAGCACAACCACTTGATCAAAAGACAGATGTAACTGAGATAGCACAAACATCAGGTTTTGCTTCAAATAGAGGATTCGTTTCTGCTGATTTTCAATTGAGCTATGATCCATGTAATTGCAATAAAAAATCTGAAATTGAGACAGATTTCTCTCTTGTAAATAACGCTGATTTAAAATTAAGTGGACGATTAATTGCCACTTCGGTACCACTTGACGCATCTGGGAATTCACCCCTATTAAACAGGGAAGATTTTTTAACAGCAGTATATAAAGACGGCTTTGATGTCAAAGGAGGGGCTTTAACATATAGTAATATCAACAAACTAGTAGCAAAATATAAAAACCCAATTACTGATCCACTTGAGGCAGCGGCAATTGATGTCTTTAAGGCCGCTTTAATCGGTGGTGCAAGTAATGTTGACAAGGAAGTTATTGGCCCTGGTGCAGCGATTGTTTTTAATTCTGCATTCAAGGATCTGCCTTTTTATAAAGTTCAAAAATCTGTTGGTTTAGGCATTGTTGGTGCAGGAGCAAATGCACTATCAGCTGAGTTATTTCCGGAACACAAGGTACCAAACATTAGTTTTATAGAGGGAGAAATGGCATTAAGTGGGACACTTACAGATAACACTCCACTAAATAACGGTTCAAATATTATTGTCGAACCAGGCAGTTTAAATAGTTCAACTGCGTCTTGGCAATACTACCCTCTGTATAATAAACCATTGGGCCTATTTGCGCTATTGCAAATGCCTACTGTAATTAGAAGTACACGAATCCAGTCTTTTAGTTACAAATCTAATGGTTGTTCTCATGACCCTAGTAACGTTGCCCCTTCTTATGGGAACGGTATATATAAGTTTCATATTTATAAATTTAATGGGACATTTAAATACGCATTTAATTCAGATGCTAATATAAATGTTTCAAATACAAAAATATATGCGGCTCTAGTTTTAACTGCAAAAAACCCTCTTGGTACAGAATTAATAAAGAATCTTCAATTGGTCGAAACTTTAAACTCAATTGGTGATGAACAAAAAGTGTATATAACGCCTTTTGTTCCAGTTGAATATCTAGATAGAATTACACCAGAGATTCTTTTTATGGTTTCTAAGACCCCACCTAATTGTCCTTCGTATAAGGAAGAATGTCCTGTTGATGTCAAATTGCGCTTAATGATAGAATATGAGTTTAATGCAAATTCATACGGCAAAAGATATAAGACATTGCAGGTTTACACCTATCCAGTAAATATTGTGGACGGAGAGGATGCCAATACTGATTTTCAGGATATAACGTCTATGCAAATGGATTATGCGACTTCTCAAGATTTAATCAATCCTCAACCCTATCATGCCACAATCGGAGCTTGGAATAAAATCGAGATTTCACACACATTAGGTGCAATACTGTCGAATGGAAGCATAACATTTAAAGCCAACCAGATTGTTGTTAAACCTGGAGCAGTTCTTAAGCGAGGCACGGTATTAAAGTTGGGCTTACCTTACGAAGATCATTCAAGAATAATGCCAGTTACTGGTAACGAGTTAAGCACTTATTGCACTAATAATTACCAAGCATATTTAAGAAACGCTACCTCCTCAAACTCTTCAAAAAACATAGAAAGCAATAATTTAGATACAGTCAATAAGAATATTGCCGACAGCGTAAAGGAAATCATGAACGATGTTAATGATCTGTCAAATTTGCAGAAAAACGAAGTTGAAGTTTATCCTAATCCAAGCGATGGTAGTTTTAACATTATGAACATCAATGGATTTAGTAAAATCATTGTAACTGATATTGGGGGAGTAGTGCTATACTCTAGCGTAATAGATACCAACACATGCAGTTTACAATTAAATATTGGTAGATATGTAAAATCGGGGTTGATTTTAGTGAAGTTGACAGGTAACAATAGTGTTGTAGTAAAAAAAATAATAATAAAATGA
- a CDS encoding acyltransferase — MNNYTNKLFTCFARLFYPGFNFDTYSKRTILAMIFYQKILRINGSVPWPVHFTSKVKAPEKIARGTKAPGFSPGCYLDGRNGIVIGENVWIGPYVSIISMDHNLTNYLQYKAEEPIVIGKDSLLTTHCIILPGVTLGEHTVVAAGAVVTKSFPEGDQVLAGNPAKVIKRLEKYEFKQPIA; from the coding sequence ATGAACAACTATACTAATAAGCTATTCACCTGTTTCGCTAGGCTTTTTTACCCCGGCTTCAACTTCGACACCTACTCTAAGCGAACGATTCTGGCCATGATTTTTTACCAAAAAATTCTACGCATCAACGGTAGCGTTCCCTGGCCGGTGCACTTCACCAGCAAGGTAAAGGCTCCCGAAAAAATTGCACGGGGAACCAAGGCCCCTGGCTTCTCACCGGGGTGCTACCTCGATGGACGAAATGGGATTGTTATTGGAGAAAACGTGTGGATCGGCCCCTACGTCTCCATCATAAGCATGGATCATAACCTCACCAACTACCTCCAATATAAAGCTGAGGAGCCAATTGTTATTGGGAAAGATTCACTGCTCACCACCCACTGCATTATTCTTCCCGGAGTAACGTTAGGCGAGCACACGGTGGTGGCTGCCGGAGCGGTGGTTACCAAGTCGTTCCCCGAGGGCGATCAGGTGCTGGCGGGGAATCCGGCAAAGGTGATAAAGAGGTTGGAAAAATACGAGTTCAAGCAACCTATTGCCTAG
- a CDS encoding oligosaccharide flippase family protein, whose amino-acid sequence MRRLISSISSNGFVKDFARLFGGGAAAQIINFAFIAVISRLYSDIELGVFAIFIATANIIGSTATGKYDQAIMLPKQEKKARNLFLLSLFSTLWTSVVVFCAIVIFVLIANIAGYSIEHRVLLWFLPAAILINGTVNTIQSYLNRIGDYGRLANAQLASSTTTNLLRTPRIIYPTGIFGLAFSYFSAQLASIVILSKKHWRKWRHLIRHSKINKLPSEAKEYNRFPRYSMPMNLLNLVSVNLLLLSIGFIWGSALSGQYERAFKLVYIPLEMVGAAFSTIFYQRFTLSKQKVKMYITSLIITLAGATIILLPFIFLGQSITTFVLGANWGSAGIITGLLAPMAIFNFGTRCVSMAFASIGKNRELLIWQAAFLAIMASWVAIGRSQNFYTFIAYYAAIAGTLYFLLALLGLYFVKNHKAEE is encoded by the coding sequence ATGCGCAGATTAATCTCATCAATTTCCAGCAATGGCTTTGTAAAGGATTTTGCAAGACTGTTTGGTGGTGGAGCTGCTGCGCAGATAATCAACTTCGCCTTTATTGCGGTGATATCCAGGCTATACTCCGACATAGAGTTGGGCGTATTCGCCATCTTTATTGCCACTGCAAATATTATTGGATCAACGGCTACCGGAAAGTACGACCAAGCCATAATGCTTCCAAAGCAGGAGAAAAAGGCTAGAAATCTATTTTTGCTTTCGCTATTCTCCACATTGTGGACATCTGTTGTTGTTTTTTGCGCCATTGTAATATTTGTTCTCATTGCAAACATCGCAGGCTACTCCATTGAGCATCGAGTGTTACTTTGGTTTCTTCCCGCTGCTATTTTAATTAATGGAACTGTAAATACTATTCAAAGTTACCTAAACAGGATCGGAGATTATGGTAGGCTAGCCAATGCGCAGCTTGCTTCATCGACCACAACCAACCTACTACGAACACCAAGAATCATATACCCTACAGGAATATTTGGACTGGCCTTTAGCTACTTTTCGGCTCAGCTAGCCTCCATTGTCATTCTATCCAAAAAACACTGGCGAAAATGGCGCCATCTCATTCGCCATTCCAAAATAAATAAATTGCCCTCCGAGGCTAAGGAATACAATCGATTTCCTCGCTACTCCATGCCGATGAATCTCCTTAATCTAGTCTCGGTGAACCTTTTATTGCTATCCATTGGCTTTATTTGGGGAAGTGCACTGTCGGGTCAATATGAACGTGCATTTAAACTTGTATACATTCCATTAGAAATGGTTGGAGCAGCCTTCAGCACCATTTTCTACCAACGGTTTACCTTATCGAAGCAGAAGGTAAAAATGTATATCACTTCACTTATCATAACCCTAGCGGGGGCCACCATCATATTGCTGCCTTTCATCTTTTTGGGACAGTCCATCACCACCTTCGTGCTGGGTGCAAATTGGGGTTCAGCAGGGATAATCACCGGACTGCTGGCGCCAATGGCCATCTTTAATTTTGGCACAAGGTGCGTAAGCATGGCCTTTGCCTCCATTGGAAAAAACAGGGAATTGCTAATTTGGCAGGCCGCATTTCTTGCAATAATGGCAAGTTGGGTTGCAATTGGACGAAGTCAAAACTTTTATACCTTTATTGCTTACTACGCTGCAATTGCAGGAACGCTCTATTTCCTACTTGCATTGCTAGGACTCTATTTTGTAAAAAACCACAAGGCTGAGGAATGA
- a CDS encoding DNA alkylation repair protein, whose protein sequence is MNSSEKFFKLLGELFQEKNGQVAETMLNLGVIYKVNYGVSLATIRAVAVKYGPDHELALQLFEHDSREAKIAATLVDDPAQVTPEQMDGWALEFLNGELVEQVCANLFRHVEYSLAKSFEWCLSEKPFLKKAGYLLSGYAAKNADYRNQQQLPYLEMAESDAPHSDVHLRTAIAFALREIALRNEECSLEVKVLLAKLSSNSDSSSAWIVEEVAGLIG, encoded by the coding sequence ATGAATTCTTCCGAGAAATTCTTTAAGCTGCTGGGTGAACTTTTTCAGGAAAAGAATGGCCAGGTTGCCGAAACCATGCTCAACCTTGGGGTAATTTACAAGGTGAACTACGGCGTGTCGCTGGCAACCATCAGGGCGGTTGCGGTTAAGTATGGTCCCGACCACGAGTTGGCGCTGCAGCTCTTTGAGCACGACTCGCGCGAGGCCAAGATTGCAGCAACGTTAGTGGATGATCCGGCGCAGGTTACCCCTGAGCAGATGGATGGCTGGGCACTAGAATTTCTCAACGGGGAGCTGGTGGAGCAAGTTTGCGCCAACCTCTTCCGGCACGTGGAGTATTCGCTGGCTAAGAGCTTTGAGTGGTGCCTCTCCGAAAAACCATTTTTGAAAAAGGCCGGATACCTACTCTCCGGCTATGCTGCAAAAAATGCCGACTACCGCAACCAGCAGCAGCTACCCTATCTCGAAATGGCAGAGAGTGATGCTCCCCATAGCGACGTTCACCTGAGAACGGCCATTGCCTTTGCCCTTCGCGAAATAGCCCTACGGAACGAGGAGTGTAGCCTGGAGGTTAAGGTGCTGCTCGCCAAGCTTTCATCCAACTCCGACAGCTCCTCCGCGTGGATCGTTGAGGAGGTTGCTGGGCTTATTGGTTAG
- a CDS encoding Bax inhibitor-1/YccA family protein → MALFGKTSNPAMRSEIFASASRDTTSTEVMTVNGAINKSLLLLLLILLGGSYTWKVAFDNLNPGAVTPWMIGGAIGGLITALIIIFKPTTARIAAPIYAIFEGLFLGGISAYFEAAYQGIVIQAVALTIGTLLIMLFVYRTGIIKVNKQFMAGIVAATGAVALFYIISMFIGWFGGNTSYITGNSNLSIIISGVIVVIAALNLVVDFHIIDEGAKQGAPKYMEWYGAFALMVTLVWLYLELLKLLAKVSSRR, encoded by the coding sequence ATGGCACTTTTTGGAAAGACTTCAAATCCGGCCATGCGCAGCGAAATATTTGCGTCTGCAAGCCGCGATACAACCTCTACTGAGGTAATGACCGTAAATGGCGCAATCAACAAGTCGTTGCTGCTGCTCCTCCTGATTTTACTTGGTGGATCGTACACTTGGAAGGTGGCTTTTGACAACCTAAATCCAGGCGCAGTTACCCCATGGATGATTGGTGGAGCAATAGGTGGACTCATCACCGCTCTAATCATAATTTTTAAACCAACCACCGCTAGAATTGCTGCACCCATCTATGCCATTTTTGAGGGGCTTTTTCTAGGTGGTATTTCAGCCTATTTCGAGGCTGCCTACCAAGGAATCGTAATTCAGGCTGTTGCGTTAACTATTGGTACATTGCTTATTATGCTCTTTGTATACCGCACTGGTATAATTAAGGTGAATAAGCAGTTTATGGCTGGAATTGTAGCGGCAACCGGAGCCGTTGCGCTTTTCTACATCATCAGCATGTTTATAGGTTGGTTTGGTGGCAATACTTCGTACATAACTGGTAACAGTAACCTTAGCATTATTATCAGCGGGGTTATTGTTGTTATTGCTGCCCTTAATTTAGTGGTCGATTTTCATATTATTGATGAGGGCGCAAAGCAAGGTGCTCCCAAGTATATGGAGTGGTATGGTGCGTTTGCTCTCATGGTAACCTTGGTTTGGTTATACCTTGAGCTGCTGAAGTTGCTTGCAAAGGTTTCAAGCAGAAGGTAG
- a CDS encoding type B 50S ribosomal protein L31, whose amino-acid sequence MKKGIHPENYRIVAFKDMSNDHIFLTKSTAVTKETIMVDGTEYPVIKLEISSASHPFFTGKMKLVDTAGRIDKFKNRYKAHLDKQGK is encoded by the coding sequence ATGAAAAAAGGAATTCATCCAGAGAACTATAGGATTGTGGCATTTAAGGATATGTCCAACGACCACATTTTCCTTACCAAGTCCACCGCTGTAACCAAGGAGACAATCATGGTTGACGGTACTGAGTATCCCGTAATAAAGCTTGAAATTTCAAGTGCTTCGCACCCATTCTTCACCGGTAAGATGAAGTTGGTTGACACTGCTGGCCGTATCGATAAGTTCAAAAATCGCTACAAGGCTCACCTCGACAAGCAGGGCAAATAA
- a CDS encoding GlmU family protein, with the protein MSSLVLFDSNHRDLLPLTFTRPVAEIRVGILTITRKWEMFLGLKASFYTEDYLQEKYPMVLTDDNLLVNGGVIPERELAKRVSTLSFGEALTWKGELIAARASSSEASKILSGDLTGLRVHNLDAEPVKVARPYDIFRLNGQAIHLDFEELTLGRKSASLSSTNRVIAPENVFVEEGAYVECSIINASTGPIYIGEHAEIMEGSIVRGPFALCEHSSLKMGAKIYGPTTIGPYSKVGGEINNSVVFGYSNKAHDGFLGNSVIGEWCNLGADTNNSNLKNNYEEVKLWSYSEERFVKTGLQFCGLIMGDHSKCGINTMFNTGTVVGVSANIFGDGFPRNYIPSFSWGGAAGMVDYLLEKALQTAEKVVARRGIDLSEVDKKVLQHIYDNTPRYR; encoded by the coding sequence ATGTCAAGCCTTGTCCTTTTCGATAGCAATCACCGCGATTTACTTCCGTTGACCTTTACCCGGCCGGTGGCTGAAATACGCGTTGGCATTCTTACCATCACCCGGAAGTGGGAGATGTTTTTGGGGTTAAAGGCTTCATTTTATACTGAAGATTACCTGCAGGAGAAGTATCCGATGGTTCTTACCGACGATAACCTGCTGGTAAATGGTGGCGTTATTCCAGAAAGAGAACTTGCCAAAAGAGTCAGCACGCTTAGCTTTGGAGAGGCTCTCACATGGAAAGGCGAGCTCATTGCTGCCAGAGCCAGCTCTTCTGAGGCTAGTAAAATACTCTCGGGAGATTTAACTGGTCTTCGCGTTCACAATCTCGATGCCGAACCAGTAAAAGTAGCTCGGCCCTACGATATTTTTAGGTTAAACGGTCAGGCCATTCACCTCGACTTTGAGGAGCTTACCCTTGGAAGAAAATCGGCATCCCTCAGCTCTACCAACCGGGTGATTGCACCCGAAAATGTGTTTGTAGAGGAGGGAGCCTATGTGGAGTGCTCTATAATTAATGCCTCTACTGGTCCTATTTATATTGGTGAACATGCCGAAATCATGGAAGGATCGATTGTTCGCGGGCCATTTGCCCTCTGCGAGCACTCTTCCCTTAAAATGGGAGCCAAGATTTATGGGCCTACCACCATTGGGCCCTACTCCAAGGTGGGTGGCGAGATAAATAACAGCGTAGTATTTGGCTATAGCAACAAAGCCCACGATGGCTTTTTGGGCAATTCGGTAATTGGCGAGTGGTGCAATTTGGGCGCCGACACCAATAACTCAAACTTAAAAAACAACTACGAAGAGGTGAAGCTCTGGAGCTATAGCGAAGAGAGGTTTGTTAAAACCGGTCTTCAGTTCTGCGGGCTCATCATGGGCGACCATTCAAAGTGCGGAATCAACACCATGTTCAACACAGGAACCGTTGTGGGGGTTAGCGCCAATATTTTTGGTGATGGTTTTCCACGCAACTACATTCCGTCCTTTTCGTGGGGTGGGGCAGCGGGTATGGTGGATTATCTATTAGAAAAAGCGCTTCAAACTGCGGAGAAGGTGGTGGCACGGCGTGGTATTGATCTTTCAGAAGTTGATAAAAAAGTGCTGCAGCACATTTACGATAACACGCCACGTTATCGATAG